The Pseudanabaena galeata CCNP1313 genome includes a region encoding these proteins:
- a CDS encoding adenylate kinase produces the protein MPRVILMGPPGAGKGTQGEILAEAWQVPKIAPGDIFRAEIKQGTELGLKVKSFSDSGRLVPDEVVIEVIESRLRQPDTQVGWILDGFPRTVTQAEALDALLAEINQPYDAVVNLDVPDQFLVDRLLARAIDQGRADDTEEVIKNRLEEYNAKTRPLLEFYGKHVTQIDGTPSMPEVTEAIKKFFA, from the coding sequence ATGCCTAGAGTAATTTTGATGGGTCCTCCTGGAGCGGGTAAAGGTACGCAGGGCGAAATTTTGGCTGAAGCTTGGCAAGTGCCAAAAATTGCACCTGGCGATATTTTTCGCGCTGAAATCAAGCAAGGTACTGAGCTAGGGCTGAAAGTTAAGTCTTTTAGCGATTCTGGGCGACTTGTGCCTGATGAGGTTGTAATTGAGGTGATTGAGTCACGCTTGAGACAGCCTGATACTCAAGTTGGTTGGATTCTTGATGGCTTTCCGCGCACAGTTACCCAAGCTGAGGCTCTAGATGCTCTATTAGCGGAGATTAACCAACCCTATGATGCGGTTGTCAATCTAGATGTACCAGATCAGTTTTTAGTCGATCGCTTGTTAGCAAGAGCGATCGATCAAGGACGTGCTGATGATACCGAGGAAGTCATCAAAAATCGGCTGGAAGAGTACAATGCCAAAACTCGACCTTTGCTAGAATTTTATGGAAAGCATGTTACTCAAATTGATGGCACTCCGTCGATGCCAGAAGTAACTGAGGCAATCAAAAAATTCTTTGCATAG
- the secY gene encoding preprotein translocase subunit SecY: MVVSKGKNPTAQETFMQMAQAAGLRGRLLVTVGVLILVRLGIYLPLPGVDRLRFTEIVRNNAVVNFLDIFSGGGLSLLGIFALGILPFINASIIMQLMTSALPSLENLQKNEGEAGRRKISQYTRYVAFVWGVIQSWGLGVWVQNSGVLSEATSNWITVGDGRVIMSSFIFQTTVALAAGSMFVMWAGELITEKGVGNGASLLIFISIVANLPSSLGDTIALAQKDSSRVGGVILLLFIFLVMIIGIVFVQEGTRRIPIISARRQVGRKLYREQASYLPLRLNQGGVMPIIFASSVMILPAYLSQSINNEVFVAIATWISPSGAGHIPVYMLLILGFSFFYSTLVLNPVELSQNLKKMGSSIPTVRPGTATSDYISRILNRLTLLGSIFLCGIAIIPSALEKATGVSTFSGIGATSLLILVGVAIETSKQIQTYVISQRYEGMVKQ, encoded by the coding sequence ATGGTTGTCAGTAAAGGAAAGAACCCGACAGCACAAGAAACTTTTATGCAAATGGCTCAAGCCGCAGGGCTAAGAGGTCGTTTGTTAGTTACTGTTGGCGTTTTGATATTAGTTAGACTTGGCATCTATTTGCCATTACCAGGGGTTGATCGTCTCCGCTTTACGGAAATTGTCAGAAATAATGCGGTAGTTAATTTCTTGGATATTTTTTCGGGTGGTGGCTTGTCACTGCTCGGTATTTTTGCCCTTGGGATTCTGCCATTTATCAATGCCTCGATCATTATGCAATTAATGACTTCGGCGCTCCCAAGTTTAGAAAATCTTCAAAAAAATGAAGGTGAAGCTGGACGCAGAAAGATTTCCCAATACACCCGCTATGTTGCCTTTGTTTGGGGTGTGATCCAAAGTTGGGGACTTGGGGTTTGGGTGCAGAACTCTGGCGTACTTTCTGAAGCGACCTCCAACTGGATCACGGTTGGTGATGGTCGCGTAATTATGTCTAGCTTTATCTTTCAAACAACAGTAGCTTTGGCGGCTGGCTCAATGTTTGTGATGTGGGCTGGTGAACTGATTACTGAGAAAGGCGTTGGTAATGGTGCATCTTTACTGATTTTTATTAGTATTGTCGCCAATTTGCCATCTTCCTTAGGAGATACGATCGCCCTTGCTCAGAAGGACAGTTCGCGAGTTGGTGGCGTAATCTTGCTGCTGTTTATTTTCTTGGTCATGATCATTGGCATTGTGTTTGTTCAGGAAGGAACAAGGCGGATTCCCATTATTTCAGCACGCCGACAAGTGGGGCGCAAGCTTTATCGCGAGCAAGCTTCGTACTTGCCATTACGCTTAAATCAAGGCGGTGTGATGCCAATTATTTTTGCTTCATCGGTGATGATTTTGCCTGCCTATCTCAGCCAAAGCATTAATAATGAGGTGTTTGTGGCGATCGCGACTTGGATTTCTCCTAGTGGTGCTGGTCACATTCCTGTGTATATGTTGCTAATTCTAGGATTTAGCTTCTTTTACTCGACCTTAGTTCTTAATCCTGTGGAATTATCACAGAACCTCAAGAAGATGGGTAGCAGTATTCCCACTGTGCGCCCTGGAACCGCAACTTCGGATTATATCAGCCGTATTTTGAATCGATTGACTTTGCTTGGTTCAATTTTCTTGTGCGGTATTGCAATTATTCCTAGTGCTTTGGAAAAAGCTACTGGTGTATCAACCTTTAGTGGTATTGGTGCAACTTCTTTACTAATTTTGGTTGGTGTGGCGATCGAAACCTCGAAGCAAATTCAAACCTATGTAATTTCTCAACGTTATGAAGGCATGGTGAAACAGTAA
- the rplO gene encoding 50S ribosomal protein L15, translated as MRIDDLQPQEGSQHRKRRLGRGIAAGQGASGGFGMRGQKSRSGRPTRPGFEGGQIPLYRRVPKLKHFTIVNPKHFTIVNLDQLSELPKDTVVTLESLMDAGIITQNDGVLRVLGRGEVSVALTVRAHSITTSAKAKIEAAGGTVEVA; from the coding sequence ATGAGAATTGACGATCTTCAGCCTCAAGAAGGCTCACAGCATCGCAAGCGTCGTTTAGGACGTGGTATTGCCGCAGGGCAAGGTGCTAGCGGTGGTTTCGGTATGCGTGGTCAAAAATCTCGTTCAGGTCGTCCCACCAGACCTGGCTTTGAAGGTGGTCAGATCCCCCTTTACAGACGAGTACCCAAACTTAAGCATTTCACAATTGTTAACCCCAAACATTTCACAATTGTTAATCTTGATCAATTAAGCGAATTACCTAAAGATACGGTAGTAACCCTTGAATCCTTGATGGACGCAGGCATTATTACTCAAAATGATGGTGTATTGCGCGTATTGGGTAGAGGTGAGGTGAGTGTAGCACTGACGGTTCGTGCTCATTCGATTACCACCTCTGCCAAGGCTAAAATCGAAGCTGCTGGCGGCACTGTAGAAGTTGCCTAG
- the rpsE gene encoding 30S ribosomal protein S5, with product MAKNRESRPGGGRDSGSGDSGDNRDEKRKGKRDSKKNDRARTEKESEWQERVVQIRRVTKVVKGGKKLSFRAIVVVGNEKGQVGVGVGKAADVINAVKKGVADARKHAIDVPLTKSNSIPHPTNGIGGGAKVMIRPASPGTGVIAGGAVRTVLELAGVKNILAKQLGSSSPLNNARAAINALSTLRTFGEVARARGITLEQLFN from the coding sequence ATGGCTAAGAATAGAGAATCAAGACCAGGTGGTGGTCGCGACAGTGGCAGCGGCGACAGTGGCGATAACCGCGATGAAAAACGCAAAGGCAAGCGCGATAGTAAAAAGAACGATCGCGCTCGTACTGAGAAAGAATCTGAATGGCAAGAACGGGTAGTCCAAATCCGTCGCGTCACCAAGGTTGTCAAGGGCGGTAAAAAACTCAGCTTCCGTGCGATCGTGGTCGTCGGTAATGAGAAGGGTCAAGTCGGTGTTGGTGTTGGCAAAGCTGCTGATGTTATTAACGCCGTCAAAAAAGGTGTTGCCGATGCTAGAAAGCACGCGATCGACGTACCTTTGACCAAGAGCAATTCCATCCCTCATCCTACCAATGGGATCGGCGGTGGTGCGAAAGTAATGATTCGTCCTGCTTCTCCAGGTACTGGGGTAATTGCTGGTGGCGCTGTCAGAACTGTACTAGAACTAGCTGGAGTCAAAAACATTTTGGCTAAGCAACTCGGTTCTAGCAGCCCTCTCAACAACGCTCGAGCCGCAATTAACGCACTTTCAACCCTGCGTACCTTTGGTGAAGTTGCCAGAGCGCGTGGTATTACCCTTGAACAGTTATTTAATTAA
- the rplR gene encoding 50S ribosomal protein L18, giving the protein MSANSRRQATISRHKRIRKGMSGTPERPRLAIYRSNNHIVAQVIDDVAQHTLVAASTLESDVRESVSTTANSEASAKVGALIAERAIAQGITKVVFDRGGNLYHGRVQALAEAAREAGLDF; this is encoded by the coding sequence ATGAGTGCTAATAGTCGTAGACAAGCAACCATAAGCCGTCATAAGCGAATTCGTAAGGGGATGTCAGGTACACCCGAGCGTCCTCGCCTTGCAATTTATCGCTCTAACAATCATATTGTGGCGCAGGTAATTGATGATGTGGCTCAACATACTCTCGTTGCTGCTTCAACCCTCGAATCAGATGTTCGTGAGAGCGTCAGCACTACAGCCAATTCTGAAGCTTCGGCTAAGGTTGGTGCGTTGATTGCTGAAAGAGCGATCGCACAGGGAATTACCAAGGTTGTGTTCGACCGTGGTGGCAACCTCTATCATGGAAGAGTCCAAGCTCTCGCTGAAGCTGCTCGCGAAGCAGGTCTCGATTTCTAA
- the rplF gene encoding 50S ribosomal protein L6, with the protein MSRIGKRPIPLPPKVAVSIVGQEVTVKGPKGELKRVLPPTVEVLQEENNLVVNRANESRPARQQHGLFRTLVANMVEGVSTGFQRKLEIQGVGYRANLNGSNIVLTVGYSHTVDIIPPTGVSLAVEDASGKKVPQGTFIIVEGIDKEIVGNLAAKIRAVRPPEVYKGKGIRYFGEFVRRKAGKTGKK; encoded by the coding sequence ATGTCTCGTATTGGAAAACGTCCCATTCCTCTTCCCCCCAAAGTTGCGGTCTCGATCGTTGGGCAAGAGGTAACCGTCAAAGGGCCTAAAGGAGAACTCAAACGGGTGTTGCCACCCACCGTGGAAGTTCTGCAAGAAGAAAACAACTTAGTTGTTAATCGGGCCAATGAATCTCGTCCTGCAAGGCAACAGCACGGACTTTTCCGCACCCTCGTTGCCAACATGGTCGAAGGTGTGTCCACTGGCTTTCAGCGTAAGTTGGAAATTCAAGGTGTTGGTTATCGGGCTAACTTGAACGGCAGCAATATTGTTCTGACTGTTGGCTACAGCCACACTGTTGATATTATTCCTCCTACAGGAGTTTCCCTCGCAGTTGAAGATGCCTCTGGCAAGAAAGTACCTCAAGGCACATTTATTATTGTCGAAGGTATTGACAAAGAAATCGTTGGTAATTTAGCAGCCAAAATCCGCGCTGTACGTCCTCCTGAAGTCTACAAAGGCAAGGGTATTCGTTACTTCGGTGAATTCGTCAGACGTAAGGCTGGTAAGACTGGTAAGAAGTAA
- the rpsH gene encoding 30S ribosomal protein S8: MATNDTISDMLTRIRNATLAKHQTTSIPATRMTLSIARVMKQEGFIADFEETGENIDRALVVALKYEGKNRQSIIKRLKRVSKPGLRVYSNSKELPRVLGGIGIAIISTSKGIMTDREARKQGVGGEVLCYIW; encoded by the coding sequence ATGGCTACCAACGACACCATCTCGGACATGCTTACCCGCATTCGCAATGCAACACTTGCAAAGCACCAGACAACTTCCATTCCTGCTACAAGAATGACGTTGAGCATTGCCCGAGTGATGAAACAAGAAGGTTTTATCGCAGATTTTGAAGAAACAGGCGAAAACATCGACCGCGCCTTGGTCGTCGCCCTCAAGTATGAAGGCAAAAATCGTCAATCGATTATCAAGCGCCTCAAGCGCGTTAGCAAACCTGGTTTACGGGTTTACTCGAACTCCAAAGAATTACCCCGTGTATTGGGTGGGATCGGCATTGCGATCATCTCCACCTCTAAAGGGATCATGACCGATCGCGAAGCCCGTAAACAGGGTGTCGGCGGTGAAGTCCTTTGCTATATCTGGTAA
- the rplE gene encoding 50S ribosomal protein L5, translating to MLTPFAEVYAKQVVPKLMEQFKYTNIHQVPKFEKVVINRGLGEAAQNAKSLEASLTEIATIAGQKPVVTRAKKAIAGFKLRQGMPVGMMVTLRRDKMNNFLDRLINFSLPRIRDFRGVSPKSFDGRGNYTLGVREQLIFPEISYDSIEQIRGLDISIITTANTDEEGRALLKAVGMPFRES from the coding sequence ATGCTAACACCGTTTGCCGAAGTCTATGCCAAACAAGTTGTTCCTAAATTAATGGAACAGTTTAAGTACACCAACATCCATCAAGTTCCAAAATTTGAGAAAGTTGTGATCAACCGTGGTCTAGGTGAAGCTGCCCAAAATGCAAAATCCCTAGAAGCGTCTTTAACCGAAATTGCCACGATCGCTGGTCAAAAGCCCGTGGTAACTAGAGCTAAAAAAGCGATCGCTGGTTTCAAATTGCGTCAAGGAATGCCCGTCGGCATGATGGTCACTCTACGCCGCGACAAGATGAATAACTTCTTGGATCGTCTGATCAATTTCTCCTTGCCTCGCATCCGTGACTTTCGCGGTGTTAGCCCCAAGAGCTTTGATGGACGTGGTAACTATACCCTCGGTGTCCGTGAGCAACTTATCTTCCCCGAAATCAGCTACGACAGTATTGAGCAAATTCGGGGGCTTGATATTTCCATCATTACCACTGCCAACACGGACGAAGAAGGACGTGCGCTCCTGAAAGCAGTCGGTATGCCCTTTAGAGAATCATAA
- the rplX gene encoding 50S ribosomal protein L24 — translation MSFKSKPAYRGNRKSFKIHVKKDDVVQVISGSSKGTVAKVLQVFPKDSTIIVEGVNVKTKHVKPQADGESGQIITREFPIHSSKVLLYSEKEKTASRSCYTFTDDGKKVRMLKKTGEIVDSVKTEKK, via the coding sequence ATGTCATTCAAGTCAAAACCTGCCTATCGCGGCAACCGCAAGTCTTTTAAGATTCATGTCAAAAAAGATGATGTGGTTCAAGTAATTTCAGGAAGCTCTAAAGGTACTGTAGCAAAGGTGTTGCAGGTTTTTCCTAAAGACAGCACCATCATCGTTGAAGGGGTGAATGTTAAGACTAAGCATGTCAAGCCTCAAGCTGATGGCGAGTCTGGACAAATCATCACCCGAGAGTTCCCGATCCACAGTTCTAAAGTTTTGTTGTATTCCGAAAAGGAAAAGACCGCTAGTCGTTCTTGCTATACCTTTACGGATGATGGCAAGAAAGTAAGAATGTTGAAAAAGACTGGCGAAATCGTTGATTCCGTTAAGACTGAAAAGAAATAA
- the rplN gene encoding 50S ribosomal protein L14, whose product MIQQESYLNVADNSGAKKLLCIRVLAGGNRAFGGVGDVIIATVKDAAPNMPVKKSDVVRAVIVRTKASINRESGMRIRFDDNAAVIINQDGNPKGTRVFGPVARELRDKNFTKIISLAPEVL is encoded by the coding sequence ATGATTCAACAAGAGTCTTATCTAAACGTTGCGGATAATAGCGGAGCTAAAAAGCTGCTATGTATTCGTGTCCTAGCTGGTGGTAATCGCGCCTTTGGCGGAGTTGGTGATGTAATCATCGCTACTGTTAAAGACGCTGCGCCCAATATGCCAGTCAAAAAATCTGATGTTGTCCGCGCTGTGATTGTTCGCACCAAAGCATCCATCAACCGTGAAAGCGGCATGAGAATTCGCTTTGACGACAATGCCGCTGTAATCATTAACCAAGACGGCAACCCCAAAGGAACCCGCGTATTTGGTCCAGTTGCGCGTGAGTTGCGGGATAAAAATTTCACTAAAATTATCTCCCTAGCGCCAGAGGTACTGTAA
- the rpsQ gene encoding 30S ribosomal protein S17: MAVKEKVGVVVSDKMQKTVVVAVENRTSHPKYGKIVVKTTKFKAHDEEDKTREGDRVKIRETRPLSRTKRWEVVEILSSSSEA; the protein is encoded by the coding sequence ATGGCAGTTAAAGAAAAAGTTGGCGTTGTCGTCAGCGACAAAATGCAAAAAACGGTGGTAGTTGCGGTTGAAAATCGTACCTCTCACCCTAAATATGGAAAAATCGTGGTCAAAACGACTAAGTTTAAAGCCCACGATGAAGAAGACAAAACCCGTGAAGGCGATCGCGTCAAAATTCGGGAAACCCGTCCCCTCAGCCGTACAAAGCGATGGGAAGTTGTAGAGATTCTCTCATCTAGCTCGGAAGCATAA
- the rpmC gene encoding 50S ribosomal protein L29, with translation MALPKVQETRELSDDELQAQILTVKKELFDLRFQQATRQPVKPHQFQHAKHRLSQLMTVERERQSRA, from the coding sequence ATGGCACTCCCAAAAGTCCAAGAAACTAGAGAGCTATCTGATGATGAGTTGCAAGCTCAAATCTTGACCGTCAAGAAAGAGCTATTTGATCTGCGGTTCCAGCAGGCTACTAGACAACCTGTCAAGCCACATCAGTTCCAACATGCTAAGCATCGTTTGTCTCAACTGATGACCGTCGAACGTGAACGTCAGTCCAGAGCTTAA
- the rplP gene encoding 50S ribosomal protein L16, protein MLSPKRTKFRKQQRGRMAGPATRGTEINFGDYAMQALEPSWITARQIEAARRAMNRYIRRGGKIWIRIFPDKPVTMRPAETRMGSGKGAPEFWVSVVKPGRIMFEVAGVAEETAREAIRLAAAKMPIKTRFVIREKE, encoded by the coding sequence ATGTTAAGTCCTAAACGTACAAAATTTCGTAAGCAGCAACGCGGTCGGATGGCAGGTCCTGCTACCAGAGGAACTGAAATCAACTTTGGTGATTATGCCATGCAGGCTTTAGAACCTTCGTGGATTACCGCCCGTCAAATTGAAGCAGCCCGTCGAGCCATGAACCGCTACATCCGTCGCGGTGGCAAGATTTGGATTCGCATTTTCCCAGACAAGCCCGTAACAATGCGTCCTGCTGAAACCCGTATGGGTTCTGGTAAAGGTGCTCCCGAATTTTGGGTATCAGTGGTCAAGCCTGGTCGCATCATGTTTGAAGTTGCTGGTGTCGCCGAAGAAACTGCAAGAGAGGCTATCCGTCTTGCCGCAGCTAAAATGCCGATCAAAACCAGATTTGTTATCCGTGAGAAGGAGTAA
- the rpsC gene encoding 30S ribosomal protein S3, whose product MGQKIHPTGLRLGITKSHLSRWYADVNRYGVLAEEDSKIRKFIEKTLSNAGIAEILIDRKADQVDLEIRTARPGVVVGRGGAGIEQLRVGLVKYLEQDGSLKKTGTSQVRINVTEVARVDAEAPLIAEYIAQQIERRVSFRRVVRQAIQRAQRAGIEGIKVQISGRLNGAEIARTEWVREGRVPLHTLRADIDYSYKTSRTIYGVIGIKVWIFKGEIIQGEEAPAPAAQPRRRQQRRPQFEDRSSAEG is encoded by the coding sequence ATGGGTCAGAAGATTCACCCAACAGGGTTACGCCTCGGCATCACCAAGTCCCATCTTTCTCGTTGGTACGCTGATGTCAATCGCTACGGTGTCTTGGCTGAAGAAGATAGCAAAATCCGTAAGTTTATTGAAAAAACTTTGAGTAATGCTGGTATCGCAGAAATCTTGATTGATCGCAAAGCTGATCAAGTAGATCTCGAAATTCGCACAGCTCGTCCTGGAGTTGTTGTTGGTCGTGGTGGCGCTGGTATCGAGCAATTGCGCGTCGGACTAGTTAAGTATCTCGAGCAAGATGGTTCTCTGAAAAAGACAGGTACTAGCCAAGTTCGGATTAATGTCACCGAAGTAGCCAGAGTTGATGCGGAAGCGCCTCTCATCGCTGAATACATCGCTCAGCAAATCGAACGTCGTGTTTCCTTCCGTCGTGTTGTTCGTCAAGCTATTCAAAGAGCGCAGCGTGCAGGCATCGAAGGTATCAAGGTGCAAATCAGTGGTCGTCTTAACGGTGCTGAAATTGCGAGAACTGAATGGGTTCGTGAAGGTCGTGTTCCTCTGCATACATTGCGTGCAGATATCGACTATAGCTACAAAACTTCCAGAACTATTTATGGCGTCATTGGCATCAAAGTCTGGATCTTTAAAGGCGAAATCATTCAAGGCGAAGAAGCTCCTGCTCCAGCCGCTCAACCCCGTCGTCGCCAGCAACGTCGTCCTCAGTTTGAGGATCGTTCGAGCGCTGAAGGATAA
- the rplV gene encoding 50S ribosomal protein L22, whose amino-acid sequence MILAQNEIPAVAKYIRMSPHKVRRVLDQIRGRSYREALMILEFMPYRSCEPITKVLRSAVANAEHNAGLDPASLVVNQAFADMGPSLKRFRPRAQGRAYQICKPTCHITITVKPSEEE is encoded by the coding sequence ATGATCCTCGCCCAAAACGAAATCCCTGCCGTAGCCAAATATATTCGGATGTCACCCCATAAGGTGCGTCGAGTACTAGACCAAATCCGTGGTCGTAGCTACCGCGAAGCATTGATGATTCTTGAGTTCATGCCTTATCGCTCCTGCGAACCAATTACGAAAGTATTGCGTTCTGCTGTAGCTAATGCTGAACATAACGCAGGACTAGATCCTGCATCCCTAGTAGTTAACCAAGCCTTTGCCGATATGGGACCTAGCCTCAAACGCTTCCGTCCCCGCGCTCAAGGTCGTGCTTACCAAATCTGTAAGCCAACGTGCCACATTACGATCACCGTCAAACCATCGGAGGAAGAATAG
- the rpsS gene encoding 30S ribosomal protein S19, whose amino-acid sequence MTRSLKKGPFVADHLLTKIEKLNAKGEKQVIKTWSRASTILPQMIGHTIACHNGKQHVPVYVTEQMVGHKLGEFAPTRTFRGHAKSDKKAKR is encoded by the coding sequence ATGACGCGATCGCTAAAAAAAGGTCCCTTTGTTGCCGATCACTTATTGACCAAAATTGAAAAGCTCAACGCCAAAGGCGAAAAGCAAGTTATCAAAACATGGTCACGCGCTTCCACCATTCTTCCTCAAATGATCGGGCATACCATTGCTTGTCACAACGGAAAACAGCACGTTCCTGTATATGTCACGGAGCAAATGGTAGGACACAAACTCGGTGAGTTTGCCCCTACTCGCACCTTCCGCGGTCATGCCAAGAGCGACAAAAAGGCTAAGAGATAG